A genome region from Nicotiana tabacum cultivar K326 chromosome 13, ASM71507v2, whole genome shotgun sequence includes the following:
- the LOC142168082 gene encoding uncharacterized protein LOC142168082, which yields MFFDGATNFKGVGIGIVLISELGQHYRTSAKMRFPCTNHIVKYEASILGIRMAVDMNIKELLVIEDYDLFIHQVQGEWTTKNVKILPYLHCVKELCKKFTKIEFKHIPRIQNEFADALATL from the coding sequence atgttctttgacggagcgacaaatttcaaaggagtaggaatTGGGATAGTCCTAATTTCAGAGTTAGGACAGCATTACCGAACTTCAGCAAAGAtgaggttcccttgcaccaatcaTATAGTCAAGTACGAAGCATCCATCCTCGGTATCAGGATGGCGGTCGACATGAACATCAAAGAGCTTTTGGTCATAGAGGATTATGATCTATTtatacatcaagttcaaggagaatggactACCAAGAACGTCAAGATCCTTCCATACTTGCACTGTGTAAAAGAGTTatgcaagaagttcacaaagatCGAGTTCAAGCATATTCCCAGGATCCAGAACGAGTTCGCTGACGCTCTTGCAACCTTATAA
- the LOC142168083 gene encoding uncharacterized protein LOC142168083 — protein sequence MEICKKVKIVQRNSTTYKPQMNGAVEATNKNIKRILRKITDNHRQWHEKLSFASLGYQTTMRTSTGEMPYLLVYGTEGVIPVEVEIPSLRAIQEAKLDNAEWIRVKQEQLMLIDEKRMDTVCHGQLYQNRMANAFNNRVKLCQFIPGQLVLKKISPHQEEAKGKFAPNCQGPYVVHRVLSVGALILADIDERVSTMPINLDAIKKYYV from the coding sequence ATGGAGATTTGCAAGAAGGTCAAAATTGTCCAACGTAACTCTACAACCTACAAACCACAaatgaatggagcagttgaagcgaccaacaaaaacatcaaaaggaTTCTACGAAAGATAACGGACAATCAtaggcaatggcacgagaagttatcctTCGCCTCACTGGGTTATCAGACCACTATGAGGACATCTACTGGGGAAATGCCATAcctgttggtatatggcactgaaggtGTGATACCCGTAGAGGTCGAGATACCATCTTTAAGAGCCATCCAAGAAGCCAAGTTAGACAATGCAGAATGGATACGAGTCAAGCAGGAGCAACTCATGCTCATCGATGAGAAAAGAATGGAtacagtatgccatggtcagctgtatcaaaATAGGATGGCCAATGCATTCAACAATAGGGTGAAGCTTTGCCAGTTTATACCAGGGCAGTTGGTTTTAAAGAAAATATCCCCTcatcaagaagaagccaaaggaaagtttgcACCGAATTGTCAAGGTCCTTACGTGGTCCACCGAGTGTTGTCGGTAGGAGCTCTGATCTTGGCAGACATAGACGAAAGAGTAAGCACGATGCCTATCAACTTAGACGCAATCAAGAAATACTATGTTTGA